The following coding sequences are from one Microcebus murinus isolate Inina chromosome 31, M.murinus_Inina_mat1.0, whole genome shotgun sequence window:
- the LOC142865708 gene encoding uncharacterized protein LOC142865708 produces MLNQNRHKVGHSVEKFLKCNECGKACNQYSHITQHKIIFNTKDYYKFKECGKVFNQCFYLTKHKRAHTGEKAHKCEECGKVFYRYSALLIHKVIHKREKPYKCAECGKKFNHISSLTKHKRIHSGEKSYKCEECGKIFNWSSCFKRHNIIHTGEKPHQCDECGKAFNRCSELKRYKRIHNGEKLYKCDECSNAFNYSSQLKSHKIIHTGEKPYKCEECGKSFNWSSTLIAQKVIHTGDKLYKCEECGKAFAQISNLSKHKIIHPVEKPYKCEECGEAFSCSSDLKRHTRIHTREKPYKCEECGKAFTHSSILTQHKRIHTGEKPYKCEECGKAFTQSSNPTQQKRIHTVEKQYKCEECGKTFSCSSKLKRHKRIHTGEKPYKCEECSKAFTHSSTLSKHKRIHTGEKPYKCEECGKSFHWSSILIAHKVIHTGEKLYKCEECGKAFSSSSDLKRHKRIHTGEQPYKCEECGKAFTHSSSLTEHKRIHTLVKPYKCEECGKTFSCSSKLKKHKSIHTGEKPYKCEECGKAFTQSSTLTQHKRIHSGEQLYKCEECGKAFSCSSKLKTHKRIHTGEKPYKCEECGKAFNCSSQVKIHRRIHTGEKPYKCEECGKAFTQNSTLTQHKRIHTGEKPYKCEECGKSFNWSSILIAHKVIHTGEQLYKCEECGKAFSYSSNLKIHKRIHTGEKPYKCEECGNAFTQSSTLTQHKRIHTGEKPYKCEECGKSFKWSSVLIAHKVIHS; encoded by the coding sequence ATGTTAAATCAAAATAGACATAAGGTGGGACATAGtgtagagaaatttttaaaatgtaatgaatgtgggaaagcctgtAACCAATACTCACacattactcaacataaaataatttttaatacaaaagactATTACAAATtcaaagaatgtggcaaagtctttaatcaGTGCTTTTACCTTACTAAACACAAGAGAgctcatactggagagaaagcacacaaatgtgaagaatgtggcaaagtcttttaCAGGTACTCAGCCCTTTTGATACATAAAGTAATTCATAaaagagagaaaccctacaagtgtgCAGAGTGTGGCAAAAAGTTTAATCATATCTCAAGCCTCACTAAACACaagagaattcatagtggagagaaatcctacaaatgtgaagaatgtggcaaaatctTTAATTGGTCTTCATGCTTTAAAAGACATaatataattcatactggagagaaaccacacCAATGTGATGagtgtggcaaagcttttaacCGTTGCTCGGAACTTAAAAGATATAAgagaattcataatggagagaaactttacaaatgtgatgaatgttcCAATGCCTTTAACTACTCCTCACAACTTAAAAGTCATaagataattcatactggagaaaaaccctacaaatgtgaagaatgtggtaaatcctttaaCTGGTCCTCAACTCTCATTGCACAAAAGGTCATTCATACTGGAGACAAAttgtacaaatgtgaagaatgtggaaaagcctttgcCCAGATCTCAAACctttctaaacataaaataattcatcctgttgagaaaccatacaaatgtgaagaatgtggcgaAGCTTTTAGCTGTTCCTCAGACCTTAAAAGACATACAAGAATTCATACtagagagaaaccatacaaatgtgaagaatgtggcaaagcctttacccatagctcaatccttactcaacataaaagaattcatactggagagaaaccgtacaaatgtgaggaatgtggcaaagcctttacccagagctcaAACCCTACTCAACAGAAAAGAATTCATACTGTGGAGAAACAATACAAATgcgaagaatgtggcaaaacttttagctgttcctcaaaacttaaaagacataagagaattcatactggagagaaaccatacaaatgtgaggaatgtagcaaagcctttacccatagCTCAACTCTtagtaaacataaaagaattcatactggagagaaaccgtacaaatgtgaggaatgtggtaaatcctttcactggtcctcaatcctcattgcACATAaggtaattcatactggagagaaactgtacaaatgtgaagaatgtggaaaagcttttagctCTTCCTCAGACCTTAaaagacataagagaattcatactggagaacaaccatacaaatgtgaggagtgtggcaaagcctttacccatagCTCATctcttactgaacataaaagaattcatactttggtgaaaccatacaaatgtgaagaatgtggcaaaacttttagttgttcctcaaaacttaaaaaacataagagtattcatactggagagaaaccatacaaatgtgaggaatgtggcaaagcctttacccagagctcaacccttactcaacataaaagaattcatagtggagagcaactgtacaaatgtgaagaatgtggaaaagcttttagctgttcctcaaaacttaaaacacataagagaattcatactggagagaaaccttacaaatgtgaagaatgtggcaaggctttTAACTGTTCCTCACAAGTTaaaatacataggagaattcatactggagagaaaccatacaaatgtgaagaatgtggcaaagcatttacccagaactcaacccttactcaacataaaagaattcatactggagagaaaccatacaaatgtgaggaatgtggtaaatcctttaaCTGGTCCTCAATTCTCATTGCACATAaggtaattcatactggagagcaactgtacaaatgtgaagaatgtggaaaagcttttagctATTCCTCAAATCTTAAaatacataagagaattcatactggggagaaaccatacaaatgtgaagaatgtggcaatgCCTTTACCCAGAGCTCAACCctcactcaacataaaagaattcatactggagagaaaccatacaaatgtgaggaatgtggtaaatcctttaaGTGGTCCTCAGTCCTCATTGCACATAAGGTAATTCATTCCTGA